From a single Planctellipticum variicoloris genomic region:
- a CDS encoding PP2C family protein-serine/threonine phosphatase, translated as MAVSAGRPAGLARRSAAGDPRNGERLAVRSHCVVSEHGATPPCDSLYAVSSPFGPAGPRLAVGVPTFMEAIVTKRTVLADRVAALHKLLSVALDLAAVQDLDRILELVTNGVCDAVDCERASLFLYDDERIELFTRITTELEIAEIRHSADQGIAGWVARHGQLTNVPHPPSDPRWNAGFDRQTGFTTRNILAVPIMSDVDSRLLGVLQLLNKAGDGFDSFDEQLIQVFAGHAATALERRRLLDEARQSQQYAAAFETARSIQVGLLPQQLPTVPGYRMAALWQPAEFVSGDYYDWLQLPDGRLAIVVGDVSGHGIGAALLMASVRAMLHVLVRTHSTPEAILALLHEGLVADLRDSRFITLVMATVDPVSHAVRFANAGHAPALHYRAATDEFVRLQATSLPIGFPQIELPPIDNRLSLEPGDLLLLGTDGIVEVSNAAGDLFRTERLMDLVRRHRRGGPQHLARMIGETIQDFHGKPLLPDDCTLVVLERQADSPTAV; from the coding sequence ATGGCTGTGTCTGCGGGCCGGCCTGCCGGACTGGCCCGGCGCAGCGCGGCGGGCGATCCTCGAAATGGGGAGCGTCTTGCGGTCCGCAGTCACTGCGTCGTCTCCGAACACGGGGCGACACCGCCCTGCGACTCACTCTATGCTGTGAGCAGCCCGTTCGGACCGGCAGGGCCGCGGCTGGCCGTGGGAGTTCCGACGTTCATGGAAGCCATTGTGACGAAGCGTACTGTACTGGCCGATCGAGTGGCCGCACTTCACAAGTTGCTCAGCGTCGCTCTGGATCTGGCGGCGGTGCAGGATCTGGACCGGATCTTGGAACTGGTGACCAATGGCGTGTGCGACGCCGTCGACTGTGAGCGAGCGAGCCTGTTTCTCTATGACGACGAACGGATCGAGCTGTTTACCCGGATCACGACCGAGCTGGAGATTGCGGAGATCCGTCACAGCGCGGATCAGGGAATCGCCGGCTGGGTGGCCCGTCACGGGCAGTTGACCAATGTGCCGCATCCTCCGAGCGATCCGCGCTGGAACGCCGGCTTCGACCGTCAGACCGGATTCACGACGCGCAATATCCTTGCCGTTCCGATCATGTCCGACGTCGACAGCCGACTGCTGGGGGTGCTGCAGCTTCTCAACAAAGCAGGCGACGGCTTCGACAGCTTCGACGAGCAGTTGATTCAGGTGTTCGCCGGTCACGCCGCAACGGCCCTCGAACGTCGTCGTCTGCTCGACGAAGCGCGACAGTCTCAACAGTACGCGGCCGCCTTCGAAACGGCCCGCAGCATTCAGGTGGGTTTGCTTCCGCAGCAGCTTCCGACGGTTCCGGGCTACCGCATGGCGGCGCTCTGGCAGCCGGCCGAATTTGTGAGCGGCGACTACTACGACTGGCTGCAGCTTCCGGACGGGCGGCTGGCGATCGTTGTTGGCGATGTCAGCGGGCATGGCATCGGCGCGGCACTGCTGATGGCGTCGGTCCGGGCGATGCTGCACGTTCTTGTGCGAACTCACTCGACGCCCGAGGCGATTTTGGCGCTCCTCCACGAGGGACTGGTCGCCGATCTGCGCGACAGCCGGTTTATTACGCTGGTGATGGCGACAGTCGACCCGGTTTCGCACGCGGTGCGGTTCGCGAACGCCGGCCATGCACCGGCACTCCATTACCGGGCCGCAACCGATGAGTTTGTCCGGCTGCAGGCGACGAGCCTGCCGATCGGCTTCCCGCAGATCGAGCTGCCGCCCATCGACAATCGGTTGTCGCTGGAACCGGGAGATCTGCTGCTCCTGGGAACTGACGGCATCGTTGAAGTGTCCAATGCCGCGGGCGACCTGTTCCGGACGGAGCGTCTGATGGACCTCGTACGCCGGCACCGCCGGGGAGGGCCACAGCATCTGGCCCGGATGATTGGCGAGACTATTCAGGATTTCCACGGCAAGCCGCTGCTGCCTGATGACTGCACGCTGGTCGTGCTGGAGCGCCAGGCGGATTCCCCGACAGCCGTGTAA
- the argB gene encoding acetylglutamate kinase gives MSPLPHFDNDAVRKADVLLEALNWIRRFRGRHVVIKLGGSVMEEQEAVRAFLTDVIFMEAVGMRPILVHGGGKAINAAMAGAGIEPRFVQGRRYTDDATLEIVAKVLAGDICQSLVDEIIRQGGDAVGLHFDTLNCLKGRKLMLPGSDGAPLDLGRVGEVTDIDRDLLLMTCREGRIPVLPSVALDEQGGKLNVNADTAAAAVARMIQAEKLVFLSDVPGIFLDRKDPSTLQSHLNAARCRELIRDGIIDAGMVPKVEAALEALEAGVGKVHIIDARIPHSVLLEIYSNQGIGTEIVR, from the coding sequence GTGAGCCCGCTCCCCCACTTCGATAACGACGCCGTTCGCAAGGCCGATGTCCTGCTGGAAGCCCTCAACTGGATCCGGCGGTTTCGCGGTCGGCACGTAGTCATCAAACTGGGAGGGAGCGTCATGGAGGAGCAGGAGGCGGTCCGCGCCTTCCTCACTGACGTCATCTTTATGGAAGCGGTCGGCATGCGGCCGATCCTGGTCCACGGCGGCGGCAAGGCGATCAACGCCGCGATGGCCGGCGCCGGCATTGAGCCCCGCTTCGTGCAGGGCCGGCGGTACACCGACGACGCCACGCTGGAAATCGTCGCGAAGGTTCTGGCGGGAGACATCTGCCAGTCGCTGGTCGACGAAATCATCCGACAGGGAGGAGATGCGGTCGGCCTGCACTTCGACACTCTCAACTGCCTCAAGGGCCGGAAACTGATGCTCCCCGGGTCCGACGGTGCGCCGCTGGATCTGGGACGGGTGGGCGAAGTGACCGATATCGATCGGGACCTGCTGCTGATGACGTGCCGGGAAGGCCGGATCCCCGTCCTCCCATCCGTCGCCCTCGACGAGCAGGGAGGCAAGCTGAACGTCAACGCGGACACGGCGGCGGCGGCAGTCGCCCGCATGATCCAGGCGGAGAAACTCGTGTTTCTGAGCGATGTTCCCGGGATTTTCCTGGATCGCAAAGATCCTTCGACGCTGCAGTCACATCTGAATGCCGCCCGTTGCCGCGAGCTGATTCGCGACGGCATTATCGACGCAGGAATGGTGCCCAAGGTCGAAGCCGCCCTGGAAGCCCTGGAAGCGGGGGTGGGCAAGGTGCACATTATCGATGCGCGGATTCCGCACTCCGTGCTGCTGGAAATCTACTCGAACCAGGGGATCGGCACGGAAATTGTGCGTTAG